A stretch of the Porifericola rhodea genome encodes the following:
- a CDS encoding DUF4230 domain-containing protein, whose amino-acid sequence MNRYTTHMLLCISFIVTVACEQEKRGLVVGKIQQASDLASTEFTIDKIVHGTKTRKLSWFIKLSEARFLAYSQAKIKAGIDLSQIGEEDIRIEGRKISLSLPPVKVVNFSYPPSSFIEDSLISDTRALLSKINIEDQEEFFRQAELDIRSNLKYMGIVEATQQHTRDLLAHLLQSLGYEEIYITFASNELVVEEVRLLPTEIENPDSND is encoded by the coding sequence ATGAACCGCTACACTACGCATATGCTGCTATGTATTAGCTTTATAGTTACTGTCGCCTGCGAGCAGGAGAAGCGAGGGCTGGTGGTGGGTAAGATACAGCAGGCCAGCGATCTGGCGAGTACAGAATTTACGATAGATAAAATTGTACATGGCACCAAAACCCGTAAGCTCTCCTGGTTTATCAAGCTGAGCGAAGCTCGTTTTCTGGCATACTCACAAGCTAAGATTAAAGCAGGCATAGACCTTAGTCAGATAGGGGAGGAAGATATACGGATAGAGGGTAGAAAAATTTCGCTATCCCTACCTCCTGTTAAAGTGGTTAACTTCTCTTATCCTCCCAGTTCATTTATAGAAGACTCTCTAATTTCCGATACCCGGGCTTTGCTTAGTAAAATTAATATTGAAGATCAGGAGGAGTTTTTCAGACAGGCTGAACTCGACATACGCAGCAACCTCAAGTATATGGGTATAGTCGAAGCTACACAACAACATACTCGCGACTTACTGGCTCATCTGCTACAATCGCTGGGTTATGAGGAAATTTATATCACATTTGCAAGCAATGAACTGGTTGTTGAAGAGGTTCGTCTGCTGCCTACAGAAATTGAAAATCCGGATAGTAATGATTAG